Part of the Subtercola frigoramans genome, GGAGGTTCTCGCCATCTCGACCACATCGGCGGCAACACACCCGGGTCGACGGGTGCACTGGCTCGAACTCTTCTTCGACCTGGTCATGGCTGCCTACATCGGCCAGATCGCCCACACCATGCACGGGGACCCCTCCTGGCTTGACGCCGTCGCATTCGTCGCATTCCTGGCCGCGGCCTGGTGGGCGTGGGTGAACGCCACCGTCACCATGAACCTGTTCGGAGTGCGCATCACGCCGTCGATCTGGTTGTCGGTGACGATCGCAATGATCGCAATCGGTGTGATGGCTGCTGCGGTTCCGGACGCGCTCGGGGAACGGGCAGCCGCGTTCGCGGTTGGTAATGCCGTGATCCGTTTGATCTGGGCCGTGCCGTGGTTCGCGAATCGACGAAAGATCGGTGTGCCCTGGTGGCGACCGGTGCTCTACAGCGTTGTTCCGGCGTCATTGTGGTTGGCTTCGATCTGGGTCGCGCCACCGTGGCAGTACGCACTATGGGCACTGGCCGTGGCGATCGAGATTGTGCTGCTCAGCTTTCTCAGTGGCCAGCAGGCGTGGCTGCAATCGGCCCTCGATGTCGATCACCTCGCAGAACGGGTGGGCCTGCTCGTCGTGATCGTCTTCGGCGAATCGATCCTGAGCATCATCGCCGAACTGGACACGCATTGGACTGCGCTGTCGGGCCTGGCCGCCGTGCTCGGTTTTGCAGCCGTCGCGATGCTGGCCTGGATCTACTTCGGCTACGCGACCTCCGCCGTCGAGCGCGGTCTGCGACAACTGCAATTGCGCGGGAGCATCGGAGGACTTCGCGACACGGTGATGTATCTGCCGTTCCTGCTCATCGCCGGCGTCACGCTTTTCGCATCCGCTCTCGGCACAGCGGTTGCCGAGGCCGGGCACCAACTACCAGCAGGAGCCGCGGTCTGCCTCAGCGCCGGCATCAGTCTGTTCTTCGTGGCCAGCACAGCCGAGTCACTCCGTTACGGCGCCCCACGCAGCGACGTCATTCTCTGGGGGCCCGCGGGCATCCTGCTGCCCTGGGTGCTGCCATTACTCTCGGCAGAGGTTCATGCTGAGGCGGTGGTCGCAGCGTGTGGCGGCATCATCGCCATCATGCTCGCGCTCACTGCCGTCAACTCTCGTCGCGTGCAATCGCGGCGATCGGCGCAGACCCAGACGTGAACCGGGTACCCGCTGGCGACGGGCCACACGCTCTCTCCCATGTGGCTGGCCGCTGCTGGGCGACTGACAGTGTCGGCCTAGTGCAGCACCGCGACGACGACGAGGACCGCCGTGATCGCAGTGAGAATACTCAGCCCCGTGGCCGTGAAGACTCTCTTGATGCCCGCGCGCGGGTCGGATTCAGTGATGTGGCTCTGGGTCATAGCGGTCTCCTTTGACCGGTCAGATGGTGCTCACAAGATCGTGCTCAGGCAGTGACGGAAAGTGCACCCCCCCGGACTTGAACCGGGAACCCACTGATTAAGAGTCAGTTGCTCTGCCAATTGAGCTAGAGGTGCGCAGCGCTACTTTTGTGAAAGCCGAGCCGGGGATAAACACTAGCATGAGATCAGAAGGCCTGCGAACTGCTGGCCGAGACGAAAGAGAATCACTGTGACAGACACCTCCGAACGCCTGGTTGCCGGCGTTCAGGCTCCCGATTTCACCCTGCCGGACGAGAACGGCTCACCTGTCTCTCTCGCCGATTTCCGCGGATCCAACGTCGTCGTGTACTTCTACCCTGCAGCGGGAACACCGGGCTGCACCACACAGGCCTGTGACTTTCGCGACAACATCAACTCACTGAAGAGCGCGGGCTACCAGGTGCTCGGCGTGTCGAAAGACGAACCAGCCGCTCTCGCGAAGTTCACCGCGGAGCAGGGACTGAACTTCCCGTTGCTCTCCGACGTGGACCTCGAGGTTCACCGCGCCTACGCCGCCTACGGCGAGAAGTCGCTGTACGGGAAGACGGTCACCGGAGTCCTGCGCTCGACGTTCGTTCTCGACGAGTCCGGCGTCGTGACCCTGGCCCTCTATAACGTGAAGGCCACCGGGCACGTGGCATCGCTCCGCAAGAAGCTCGGCATCGACTCGTAGGCGTCGAACGACAGGATGGTCGACGCTCGGGCTGGGACCGCCGGGCATGTCGACTCCTCAGGTATGTCGACCACTCGGGCGTGTCGACTCCTCAGACCTCGCGACGAGTCACAGCGACCACACTGGGCGACAGCAGCAGGGCGATACACACAACCGCGACGATGAGCAGTGGCCAGCCGTCGTCCGGTTCACCCAGCACTCCCTGGAAGCACGCCACAGCGACCACGATCTGCAGGGCCTGCCAGGTGATTCCGGCACCGCGAATCCACGGGCGCATGCGGTACGTGCTCACAGCGATGGCGAGGAGCCAGACTCCGGCGGCGAAGATCAGCACCAGGAGTGCGATGGCCGTCGCATACGACGCCGGCGGCGAACTGACCAGCTGCACCAGCGACCAGACACCCACGCCGAGCGCCGCCACGGCCTCGGCAAACAGCAGGAGGGTGAGCACCAGCAGCAGCACTGGTCGCCTCACAGCGGGTTCCGGATGCCCGGATCCGGGCCCATTCGGCATGCTCTCTTGCTCAGTCATCGCCCTACACCTTCGAAAAACTCTTGATTTGCCACTACCAGTATGCGACGATGTTCGAGGTCGATTGTTGCTCACAATGTCGTGGGGGTGCGACGTGAGAATTATCCCAAGCACCCAAATGCTGGTCTTTACAGACGCATCTTTCTGAGGTGCGCCGGTCGAGTCTGAGATTCGGTCACAACGCGAACATGCTGGTTCTTACCCGACCTGCAGCATCGCGTAGTGGCAAGTCAAGCAGAAGAGCGGTCGAACGAAAAACCCGAACCTGAGGTCTGCTCGACCGAAGCACCCCGCAATACCAAGGAGTACCCCCCATGGACTGGCGCGACAAAGCCGCCTGCTTGACAGCAGACCCTGAGCTCTTCTTTCCCGTCGGCAACACCGGCCCTGCCGTCGACCAGATCGACAAGGCAAAATCTGTGTGCGCCCGATGCTCGGTCACCGAGATCTGCCTGCAGTACGCGCTCGAGACCGGCCAGGATTCCGGCGTCTGGGGCGGCCTCAGCGAAGACGAGCGCCGCGCACTCAAGCGCCGCGCTGCCCGGGCCCGCCGCGCCTCCTAGTCTCGTCACCTCCGCCAGCCTGTCGTGCCCTGTGGCACGACGATGCGCCGGCATCGCACCGCATTCCGACGAACCTCAGACGATCCGACGCGAATAGCTCGCCGGTCAGGCTGAGGTTCGTCCATTTTGTGGACACCACGGCTCCGCGTGGGTGCGTCAGCGCTTCTTGATCCAGCGGAACGGGATCTCGATGGTCACGACGGTTCCACTGCCCACCATCGTGTGCCAATCGATGATCCCGCCGAGTTCACCCTGAATGAGCGTGCGCACGATCTGGGTGCCGAGACCCGACCCGACTTTGCCTTCAGGCAGCCCTGAACCCGTGTCGCGAACCTCGACCGTGAGGGTCTCCTCCGAACGGCTGGCGACGATCTCGACCTCGCCTTCCTGGCCGGCGAGGCCGTGCTCGACGGCGTTCGTCACAAGCTCAGTCAGAGCGAGCGCGAGCGGAGTCGCGTATTCACTCGGCAGCACTCCGAAGCTGCCGCTGAACTTCGGATGCACGGTGGTGTTGTGAGCCGAAGCAACCTCGGTCACGAGCATGAGCACGCGAGCGAAGACCACGTCGAAGTCGACCTTCTGGCTGAGACCCTCCGAGAGAGTGTCGTGCACCACGGCGATGGCTGCCACTCGTCGCATGGCCTGCGACAGGGCATCTTTCGCGTCGTCTGAGTGCGTACGTCGTGCCTGGATGCGAAGCAGCGACGCGACGGTCTGCAGGTTGTTCTTGACCCGATGGTGGATCTCGCGGATCGTCGCGTCTTTGGTGATCAGTTCGCGCTCGTCGTGACGCAGTTCGGTGACATCACGGCAGAGAACGATCGCACCGAAACGCTGGCCCT contains:
- a CDS encoding low temperature requirement protein A, coding for MLAQEVLAISTTSAATHPGRRVHWLELFFDLVMAAYIGQIAHTMHGDPSWLDAVAFVAFLAAAWWAWVNATVTMNLFGVRITPSIWLSVTIAMIAIGVMAAAVPDALGERAAAFAVGNAVIRLIWAVPWFANRRKIGVPWWRPVLYSVVPASLWLASIWVAPPWQYALWALAVAIEIVLLSFLSGQQAWLQSALDVDHLAERVGLLVVIVFGESILSIIAELDTHWTALSGLAAVLGFAAVAMLAWIYFGYATSAVERGLRQLQLRGSIGGLRDTVMYLPFLLIAGVTLFASALGTAVAEAGHQLPAGAAVCLSAGISLFFVASTAESLRYGAPRSDVILWGPAGILLPWVLPLLSAEVHAEAVVAACGGIIAIMLALTAVNSRRVQSRRSAQTQT
- the bcp gene encoding thioredoxin-dependent thiol peroxidase, producing MTDTSERLVAGVQAPDFTLPDENGSPVSLADFRGSNVVVYFYPAAGTPGCTTQACDFRDNINSLKSAGYQVLGVSKDEPAALAKFTAEQGLNFPLLSDVDLEVHRAYAAYGEKSLYGKTVTGVLRSTFVLDESGVVTLALYNVKATGHVASLRKKLGIDS
- a CDS encoding WhiB family transcriptional regulator, with the translated sequence MDWRDKAACLTADPELFFPVGNTGPAVDQIDKAKSVCARCSVTEICLQYALETGQDSGVWGGLSEDERRALKRRAARARRAS